Below is a genomic region from Paenibacillus rhizovicinus.
CGATCTCCCCATCGGTATGCTTCAACAGCAAATCCGACATGAATTGCTGCCAGCGGATATTGGCCGGGTGGACGCTCAGCTTCGCCATCGCCTGCTCGTAGTTCTCGACTTCCATGTAGGCGAATAGCTTCCCGCCGTCCAGGAAGATGCTGTACGTGCGAATGCCAACCTCCTGAAACGCTTGAAGCAGCTCCGGATCAACCTGCTTATGCCGCTGGATGTACGCTTCACGGTTACGCTCGTCAATTTGCAGAACAAAGGAAATACGCTGCATCGTCTACACTCCCTTTTATAGAATTACACTTCGCATTTGAAGCAGCTCCGCCACTTTCTTCAGCTGGGACGCCTGATTGCCGACCGCGATGGCGCAGTGATGCGTCGGTGCTTGCGCGAACCACTTCTCCATGTATTCATCGGGGTGAACAGAAAACTTCACATGCGTCTGGGTGTTCCCGATTTGCATGATCGGCCCGTCCGTCGCTTCCCCTTCGCTAATAATCATGCCTAATCGGCCATCGCCGGTTTGCGTGAT
It encodes:
- a CDS encoding L-rhamnose mutarotase, which encodes MQRISFVLQIDERNREAYIQRHKQVDPELLQAFQEVGIRTYSIFLDGGKLFAYMEVENYEQAMAKLSVHPANIRWQQFMSDLLLKHTDGEIVRDIPEVFYFGAKEE